In Hyphomicrobiaceae bacterium, the following are encoded in one genomic region:
- the rho gene encoding transcription termination factor Rho, with amino-acid sequence MKEMKLEDLKRKSPAEMVSFAEEVGVENASTLRKQELMFATLKQLATQETEIIATGVVEVLQDGFGFLRSPDANYLPGPDDIYVSPSQIRRFALRTGDTVEGQIRGPKEGERYFALLKVNKINFEDPEATKHKINFDNLTPLYPTKWLKMEIEDPTIKDLSPRVIDVVVPLGKGQRALIVAPPRTGKTVLLQNIAHSITANHPECYLIVLLIDERPEEVTDMQRSVKGEVISSTFDEPPSRHVQVSEMVIEKAKRLVEHKRDVVILLDSITRLGRAYNTVVPSSGKVLTGGVDSNALQRPKRFFGAARNIEEGGSLTIIATALVDTGSRMDEVIFEEFKGTGNSEIILDRKVSDKRVFPAIDVARSGTRKEDLLVPKDQLKKVYVLRRILNPMGTMDAIEFLIDKLKSTKTNGEFFQSMNT; translated from the coding sequence ATGAAGGAAATGAAGCTCGAGGACCTCAAGCGGAAGTCTCCCGCTGAAATGGTCTCGTTTGCTGAAGAGGTCGGCGTTGAGAACGCCTCGACCCTGCGCAAACAAGAGCTGATGTTCGCGACCTTGAAACAGCTCGCGACCCAGGAAACTGAAATCATCGCGACCGGCGTGGTCGAAGTGCTGCAGGACGGCTTCGGCTTTCTGCGCTCGCCCGACGCCAACTACCTGCCGGGTCCTGACGACATTTACGTCTCGCCCTCGCAGATCCGCCGCTTCGCGCTTCGGACCGGCGATACTGTCGAAGGACAGATTCGAGGCCCGAAGGAAGGAGAGCGTTACTTCGCTCTTCTCAAAGTCAACAAGATCAACTTTGAAGATCCTGAAGCAACTAAGCACAAAATCAACTTCGATAACTTGACGCCACTGTATCCTACCAAGTGGCTCAAAATGGAGATCGAAGATCCCACCATCAAAGACCTTTCCCCTCGTGTGATCGACGTGGTCGTTCCGCTCGGCAAAGGCCAGCGTGCTCTCATCGTGGCACCGCCGCGTACCGGTAAGACGGTTCTGCTGCAGAACATCGCCCACTCGATTACAGCCAACCATCCCGAGTGCTACTTGATCGTGCTGCTCATCGACGAGCGGCCGGAAGAAGTCACCGACATGCAGCGGTCTGTGAAAGGCGAGGTCATATCCTCGACCTTCGACGAGCCGCCGTCACGCCATGTGCAGGTGTCGGAGATGGTCATCGAGAAGGCTAAGCGTCTAGTTGAGCATAAGCGGGATGTCGTCATCCTGCTCGATTCCATCACGCGCTTGGGTCGTGCCTACAACACAGTTGTGCCGTCATCCGGCAAGGTTCTGACCGGTGGTGTGGACTCCAATGCGTTGCAGAGGCCTAAGCGTTTCTTCGGTGCAGCCCGCAACATCGAGGAAGGCGGTTCGCTCACCATCATCGCCACCGCGCTGGTCGATACCGGCTCGCGCATGGACGAAGTGATCTTCGAAGAGTTCAAGGGTACAGGCAACTCGGAAATCATCCTGGATCGGAAGGTTTCCGATAAGCGCGTGTTCCCCGCCATCGACGTGGCGCGCTCGGGCACCCGCAAGGAAGATCTGCTGGTGCCGAAGGACCAGCTCAAGAAGGTCTACGTCCTGCGCCGCATCCTGAACCCGATGGGCACCATGGACGCGATCGAGTTCCTGATCGACAAGCTGAAGTCGACCAAGACCAACGGCGAGTTCTTCCAGAGCATGAATACGTAA
- the hemJ gene encoding protoporphyrinogen oxidase HemJ produces MSAAASPAARAAISLIITVAFAAALVVILGDGAYLWIKAIHVIAIISWMAGMLYLPRLFIYHCDAEKGSVQSETFKVMEGRLLRIIINPAMIISWVLGLWLAWIGGSFSAPWFHAKLALVLALSAVHGYFSMAVRAFAEDRNDKPPRFWRIVNEVPTILMILIVILVIVKPF; encoded by the coding sequence ATGAGCGCAGCGGCATCACCCGCCGCCAGGGCGGCAATTTCTCTAATTATTACAGTAGCTTTCGCCGCCGCACTGGTGGTCATCCTGGGCGATGGCGCCTACTTGTGGATCAAGGCCATCCACGTCATCGCGATCATCTCATGGATGGCGGGCATGCTCTATCTGCCGCGGCTGTTCATCTACCACTGCGACGCCGAGAAAGGCTCTGTCCAATCGGAAACCTTCAAGGTGATGGAGGGGCGCCTTCTCAGGATCATCATCAACCCGGCGATGATCATCTCTTGGGTGCTCGGGCTCTGGCTTGCGTGGATCGGCGGATCCTTCTCTGCCCCTTGGTTTCACGCCAAGCTGGCGCTGGTGCTGGCGCTTTCGGCCGTCCACGGCTACTTCTCGATGGCCGTGCGTGCGTTTGCCGAGGACCGCAACGACAAGCCGCCGCGGTTCTGGCGGATCGTCAACGAGGTTCCGACCATCCTGATGATATTGATTGTCATTCTCGTAATCGTGAAGCCGTTCTGA
- the hemE gene encoding uroporphyrinogen decarboxylase encodes MQTDTGSKAVRRFLDPFRGQASKSPPIWLMRQAGRYLPEYRETRAKAGGFLKLCYTPELAAEVTLQPIRRYGFDAAILFSDILVVPDALGQKVSFVEGEGPRLEPIRSVNDLRRLDPARTAQTFAPVWETVARLRQDLPRETALIGFCGAPWTVATYMVQGEGSSDQAEARLWAYRDSTGFSKLIDMLVETSISYLDNQVKAGADCLQIFDTWAGSLPDDEFDRWVVEPTRRIRQVLRDLHPDVPVIGFPRGAGPGAVWYVSETGVDGIGCDTTTPPYVMKEAFEDEDVVVQGNLDPLLLVTGGTRMDERVDEILRLMSGERFIFNLGHGIVPQTPPENVARLVERVRKRT; translated from the coding sequence ATGCAGACGGACACCGGCTCAAAGGCCGTGAGACGGTTTCTCGATCCCTTTCGAGGTCAGGCTTCCAAATCACCGCCGATTTGGTTGATGCGCCAAGCGGGCCGCTACCTGCCCGAGTACCGTGAGACGCGCGCCAAGGCTGGTGGCTTTCTCAAGCTCTGCTACACGCCCGAGCTTGCTGCCGAGGTTACGCTGCAGCCGATCCGCCGCTACGGGTTCGACGCTGCAATCCTGTTTTCCGATATTCTCGTCGTGCCCGATGCGCTCGGCCAGAAGGTCAGCTTCGTTGAAGGCGAAGGGCCACGGCTTGAACCGATTCGCTCTGTCAACGACTTGCGCCGACTCGATCCAGCGCGTACGGCTCAGACATTCGCGCCCGTTTGGGAGACCGTGGCGCGGTTGCGGCAAGATTTGCCGCGTGAAACGGCATTGATCGGATTTTGCGGGGCGCCGTGGACGGTGGCGACCTACATGGTCCAGGGTGAGGGATCGAGCGATCAAGCTGAAGCGCGGCTGTGGGCGTATCGGGATTCTACCGGCTTTTCGAAGCTCATCGATATGCTGGTGGAAACGTCGATTTCCTACCTCGACAATCAGGTCAAGGCAGGGGCCGATTGCTTGCAGATTTTCGATACGTGGGCGGGAAGCCTGCCGGACGACGAATTCGATCGTTGGGTGGTCGAGCCGACCCGACGCATACGGCAAGTGCTTCGGGACCTGCATCCGGATGTGCCTGTCATAGGTTTTCCGCGCGGCGCTGGGCCGGGGGCAGTCTGGTATGTTTCGGAAACCGGTGTAGACGGCATCGGCTGCGATACGACGACCCCGCCTTACGTGATGAAGGAGGCGTTCGAGGATGAGGATGTGGTTGTGCAGGGCAACCTCGATCCGTTGTTGCTGGTAACGGGCGGCACCCGCATGGATGAGCGCGTCGACGAGATCTTGAGGCTCATGTCCGGCGAGAGGTTTATCTTCAATCTCGGTCACGGCATCGTTCCCCAGACCCCGCCCGAGAACGTCGCCCGCCTAGTCGAGCGCGTCCGTAAGAGGACTTGA
- a CDS encoding pyruvate, water dikinase regulatory protein: protein MAIQATRIFHMHLVSDSTGETLSAIAKAAAVQYPDVRAIEHMHALVRTQRQLKRVLSAIEKEPGIVLYTVVNKALGEELEQYCKDLKVPCHAVLQPIMQIFESYLGAPRTPTVAGQHVLDADYFRRIDAMNFTIHHDDGRLPENLSDADIIILGISRTSKTPTSIYLAQRGYKTANLPLVPQVALPARLTEPHNAFIVCLIANVDRITEVRRNRAALLADRDIKTYVDRETIAAEIAYTRRIAAKYGWPVIDVTRRSIEESASMILKLLHDRSEQTPSSPDVEPSHG from the coding sequence ATGGCCATACAGGCAACGCGCATTTTTCATATGCATCTGGTCTCCGACTCGACAGGCGAGACCCTTTCGGCAATCGCCAAGGCGGCGGCTGTTCAGTATCCTGATGTACGTGCCATCGAGCACATGCACGCGCTGGTGCGCACCCAACGTCAGTTGAAGCGCGTGTTGAGCGCTATCGAGAAAGAGCCGGGCATTGTGCTCTACACCGTCGTCAACAAAGCGCTGGGTGAAGAACTCGAGCAATACTGCAAAGACCTCAAGGTTCCTTGTCATGCCGTGTTGCAACCGATCATGCAGATCTTCGAAAGTTATTTAGGCGCGCCGCGCACACCTACCGTTGCGGGCCAGCATGTGCTCGATGCGGATTACTTCCGGCGAATCGATGCGATGAATTTCACCATCCATCATGATGATGGTCGTTTGCCTGAAAATCTCAGCGATGCCGACATCATTATTCTCGGCATCTCGCGGACATCGAAAACACCGACAAGCATTTATCTTGCGCAGCGAGGTTACAAGACGGCAAATCTTCCGCTTGTGCCGCAGGTTGCCTTGCCGGCGCGACTGACCGAACCGCATAATGCGTTCATTGTCTGTTTGATCGCCAATGTGGATCGAATCACTGAAGTGCGCCGCAACCGCGCCGCCCTGCTGGCGGACCGCGACATCAAGACCTATGTCGATCGCGAAACAATTGCCGCCGAGATTGCCTATACGCGGCGGATTGCTGCGAAGTACGGCTGGCCCGTTATCGACGTCACGCGCCGTTCAATTGAAGAGTCGGCATCGATGATTTTAAAGCTTTTGCACGATCGTAGCGAGCAAACGCCCTCCAGTCCGGACGTCGAGCCAAGCCATGGCTGA
- a CDS encoding nucleoside triphosphate pyrophosphatase: MADARNVDQPPSVVLASTSVARRAMLSAAGLTFDVVPARIDEDAVRSAMVAVDAYVSPAMIAARLAQEKALAVARANAGKLVIGSDQVLVFENTIFSKVATLDEARAVLKKLRGRVHELVSAVALARDGELVWHHEEAARLTMRDFSDAFLAGYLEDAGEVILQCVGCYELEAKGVQLFEKIEGDYFTVLGLPLLALLSALRTQGALIA; encoded by the coding sequence ATGGCTGACGCAAGGAATGTCGATCAGCCACCGTCCGTCGTTCTGGCTTCGACAAGTGTTGCGCGCAGGGCGATGCTGTCTGCTGCCGGGCTGACGTTCGATGTCGTTCCGGCGCGGATCGACGAGGATGCGGTCAGGTCTGCGATGGTTGCAGTTGATGCATATGTGTCGCCCGCCATGATCGCGGCGCGTTTGGCGCAGGAAAAGGCGCTCGCCGTCGCCCGCGCCAACGCCGGCAAACTTGTTATCGGCAGCGATCAGGTTCTGGTTTTCGAGAACACCATTTTTTCAAAGGTCGCAACGCTGGATGAAGCACGCGCGGTGTTGAAAAAGTTGCGCGGGCGCGTCCATGAACTCGTCAGCGCGGTGGCGCTGGCACGTGATGGAGAGTTAGTTTGGCATCATGAGGAAGCTGCTCGTTTGACCATGCGAGATTTTTCCGACGCCTTTCTAGCAGGGTATCTTGAGGATGCCGGCGAAGTCATTTTGCAGTGTGTGGGCTGCTACGAGCTTGAGGCGAAAGGCGTGCAACTCTTCGAAAAGATTGAAGGCGATTACTTCACGGTCTTGGGCCTTCCGTTGCTGGCTCTACTCAGCGCCTTGCGAACGCAGGGAGCTTTGATCGCATGA